CAAATTCTTTACAGCATCATGCCTGTCTATCGACATGGCTATGTGATTAGGTGTTGTGTAGTCTTTCATTGGTATAGAATTTGCTTCAGAGAGAGAAATATTGTGAGATAAGGTATCACCCAAAGAAAATAAGATTCATTTCTCAACCACTCAAAAAGAATTAATGAACGAAACGAAAAATATTAACAATCAGATTGCTCTGTAGTATGCTGCAACACCTTCGTTTTGTGACTGCATACTGTATGTCCATCTAACCGGGGGCATCTCTGTTCTGAACAAAATCAATACACCAACAATCCAAAAGAAGACACAGTTAGTATTATGCTCCACAGAATTTAACTTTTCCAAAAGTTCTATACATAGCAAACAGAGGCAATTTACATGAAATCACTACAGCTGTAATTACCTTCTGTTGGAAATTTGGAATACTTGTAGTTACCAAGAGTTCATTGTAACACCTCAAACTAATACAATGAAAGGTGAAGTTTTAAACCATGGAAGTTATGGAGGGATCACTTCGTGCACATTTGGGGCTGGTACCATCTGGCAACTAAAGGTCATGAATGCAACAGCCTGTTCCAAGTAGTGACCATGTGTGCATCAGCCCTTCTTGTTCATTGACGTTCGATAAACATTTCAAGCTTGACAGTGACACGGCTAGCTGTGCACTTTAACATCGATAGCCAATGGAGCCTCAGGGAACTGATTTATAGGGTAGCTCCTTTCTCAAGATAACACAGTTCTGGTTTCCTTCCTGTGGAGCATGATGCACTGATCGAGTGGTTAGGTGCTTCATCATACATCTCCATAAAGGATCATCTACTCAATCCACACTTCATTGTGCATTTCACAGGATCATCCAGTCAGATTGTAGATCTTTTCTCCTTGGATTAAGACCGCAACAGCCTAGCCATAGATAATGCTGATCGGACTTTCCTCAAATCATTTTTAAACCCTGCACTACGAAGCCCAGAAATGACAGCGCGCTTTGCAGACACAAGAACGTTGTTTCCTTCATGCAAGCAGATCCGCAAGAATTTGGATGCCATATGGTATCTACCCACCTTACATAGACCATGGACTAGTGATGTGTAAGTAAAATTATCTTTTAGCTTCATGCTGTGAAGTACTTTGATGGCTGCATCAACCTCATGAGATTTGCATAGCGCATCAATCAAGCAATTATATGCAACCACATTTGATTGCATTCCCATCATCTCCATGGACCATATCTGTTTCTCAGCAGCCTCGATTTGGCCCATCTTGCAGAGACCATTGACCAAAATTGAGAATGTGTACTCATCGCTCTCCAgaccaccttcttccatcatgttCAACAGCTCAAACGCGTCATCCAGCTTCCCTTCTTGGCATCGCAGGTGAATCAGCGTGTTGTAGCATGCATTGTCAAGTGTGGAACCACTTTGTATCATGAGCTCACAATAGGTATTGGCTTCTTGCATCTGACCCTTTTTGACAAGCGCACTGATCACTGTCGTGTATGGGAAGGCATCCGAAGTGTACCCTCCTTCAAGCAGGGACAAGAATGTCTCCAACCCTTGCTCAAACCTCCCATACCTAAAGCAGCACTTCATAACTGTTGTATACGTGACCGCATTCGGGGCATGCTCTGTCCTCCCCAGCTCCTTAAGGACCATGCGGGCATAGCCCACCTTGCCTGACTTGCACAGTCCGTTGATCATTGTGTTGTAAGTCACAATGCCCACGGGAAGCCCCACCCTCTGCAGGTACCTGAACATCCTGTACGCATTCGTCGCGTGGCCGGCCTTGAACAGCCCATCCAGAAGCGTGTTGTAGGTCGTGGCACATGGTGCCACGCCCTTCTCGGCCATATCGGCGAACACCCGGTAGGCGTGCTCCGGGTGGCCGGACCGGAACAGACAGTGCATGAGGGCGTTGTAGCTCCATGAATCGGGGGCGACCCCCGACCTCAGCATTTCGTCGAACAGGTCGAGGGCGCGCACGGTGAGCCCGCTGCGGTCGGCGCCCGTGATGAGGGAGTTGTAGGTGACGGCGTCGGGCCTCACCCCGGCCTCCCGCATCCGGTGCACGACGGCTAGCCCCGCGTCGAGTCCGGCGACCCGGCAGTGCGCGGCGAGGAGGGTGTTGTAGGTGACGACATCCGGGGGCAGGCCGAGGCGGATGGCGTCGACGAGGACGGACTCCGCGCGGTCGAGCCAGCCGCCCCGGCAGAGCGCAGCGAGGCCGACGTTCAGCAGCCGCGTGGACAGGGTCAGCTGCGCCCGGGACCGGACCATGGTTCCGCTCCCTCCTTTCCCCCGCCGCCGCGAGACTCTCTTCCGGGCTCGGCTGCGCTCCGCTTGCTACCGCGACTCCCATACAGCTCCCTCGCTGTTTGCTGGTTCGCTACGAGCAAGGCGGTGGACAGACACCCCAGCTGCACGCGGCGGCGGGAAGGTGACtcggtggcgccgccgccgcttggtgggaAACTGGGGAATGCGCAGGGCGCgcaagagagagaggaagagagaggatGGCAGCTAGAGGGCCCCGCATGTCATGGTAAGCAGACCGCACTGATTTGTAAAACAGCTGTGCCCCACCCGTCAGTGGGTAGTAGACTAACAGAGTGATTGTTACATTATTATAACTCCACATTTGTTATATAAATAATAACATTTTCGGGAGAATTCTTCAATTACAGAATGCATTTCTTTCGTAAAAAATGGGAAGGCAACAATGACATCTGGATTCTCTTGTACAAGTACAATTGATCTTCACACCAAAGCTTAAAATGCTACTATGTTACAAAACAAGTTTGTTCGTGACACAACAAATATCTGCGAATACAATTAACAAATCGGCGACGGTATACAGTGAGTGAAATCATCAGCAGCATAGGTACGCAAAAAATGGAAGACGAAAGAAAAAATACAAAATTATACAGGCGCGTAAGATCCACACGGTCCAAATCGACCTCACTGCGCTTTCATGGCTTTCTCCTTGCACAGCTGGTGCCACTCCTGCAGCACGGCAGCCTGGAGTGCGCGGTGCTCGGCTTCCTCCGCGGTGAGCTTGGAGAGCGTCGAGGGGCCCTTGGGGTTTCCAAACCCATCGAGTTCCTCGCTCTGCTTtcgctcctcttcctcctcttgctcgGTCTTCGCGGGTGGGACCTTTGGCTTGGCCGCCTTGAGCAGGGCGATCCTCTCCATGGAGATCTTCAGCCGCTCGGCGGCCGCACTCTTCACCTCATCCTCGGGCATGTATTCCACAGCACCATCGGTGATATCATCCAGCCAGCCCTGGAGATCAGATTCAATCTCTCTCGTGATGGATTCATCAGATGCACGCATGACGAATTTGCAGATCATTGTGGTGGTCTCATCACCCAAATCAACGTTTCTGCTGACTTCACTTGCCCCAAATATCATCATGCCCACAAACCCACCAAACCATGTCTTTGCTGCATAACATAGCTGTAGGAGATGTAAGTTATTAGTCATCACCCAAAATGTTTACAAGCTATGAATAGGAAATAAATATGCACCATTTAGTGTCTTTTAAGTAATACAGCATATCAACAGTTACCTGGAATCCAGCTACTGTTCGGATGAAATGTGAGCAGACTTGATGGAAGGGCTTAGAAGAGATTGACTTCAATCCACTGAGGAAGGGAGAGCTGTCATACTGCTGAGCAGCGGTGGCCTTGAAACCACTGCCTTCGTATGTGTATGTGCCAGTGCACTCCACCATGGCTGGCAGGCTAGGCCATAGCCGGAAATACTCAACTGGAGAGCATTCTAAGGGTAGTAGAAGCTCAGCGAGAG
This sequence is a window from Miscanthus floridulus cultivar M001 chromosome 10, ASM1932011v1, whole genome shotgun sequence. Protein-coding genes within it:
- the LOC136489912 gene encoding putative pentatricopeptide repeat-containing protein At4g17915, which gives rise to MVRSRAQLTLSTRLLNVGLAALCRGGWLDRAESVLVDAIRLGLPPDVVTYNTLLAAHCRVAGLDAGLAVVHRMREAGVRPDAVTYNSLITGADRSGLTVRALDLFDEMLRSGVAPDSWSYNALMHCLFRSGHPEHAYRVFADMAEKGVAPCATTYNTLLDGLFKAGHATNAYRMFRYLQRVGLPVGIVTYNTMINGLCKSGKVGYARMVLKELGRTEHAPNAVTYTTVMKCCFRYGRFEQGLETFLSLLEGGYTSDAFPYTTVISALVKKGQMQEANTYCELMIQSGSTLDNACYNTLIHLRCQEGKLDDAFELLNMMEEGGLESDEYTFSILVNGLCKMGQIEAAEKQIWSMEMMGMQSNVVAYNCLIDALCKSHEVDAAIKVLHSMKLKDNFTYTSLVHGLCKVGRYHMASKFLRICLHEGNNVLVSAKRAVISGLRSAGFKNDLRKVRSALSMARLLRS